A region of Vitis riparia cultivar Riparia Gloire de Montpellier isolate 1030 chromosome 12, EGFV_Vit.rip_1.0, whole genome shotgun sequence DNA encodes the following proteins:
- the LOC117926276 gene encoding transcription factor bHLH30-like isoform X2, which yields MEGFSTDFPGFSDGFSENSGYGAIIRGGSSSSSLLVLDSERGELVRAPARLGPNEVKAEKAMVALKNHSEAERRRRGRINAHLATLRGIIPGTKKMDKASLLGEVVSHLKELKRTAAEISKGLLVPMDIDEVRVEQQEGGLDEAPYSIKASLCCDYKPGVLSDLRRALDTVHLKTVRAEIATLGGRMKNVFVMTGCKDGNLEDTETRKLHANSVHQALRSVLDKFPASQDFSSRSTSSNKRQRISIFNSSSSSPFGDFCGHGEAPILRR from the exons ATGGAGGGGTTTTCTACGGATTTTCCGGGGTTCTCTGATGGGTTTTCAGAGAATTCGGGGTATGGGGCGATAATTAGAGGTGGGTCATCGTCGTCGTCGTTGTTGGTGTTGGATAGTGAGAGAGGAGAGCTTGTGAGGGCTCCAGCGAGGTTGGGGCCAAATGAGGTGAAGGCGGAGAAGGCTATGGTGGCTCTGAAAAATCATAGTGAGGCGGAGAGGAGGCGGAGAGGGAGGATTAATGCTCATCTAGCCACGCTCCGGGGCATAATCCCGGGTACAAAGAAG ATGGACAAGGCATCTTTGCTTGGTGAAGTTGTTAGCCACTTGAAGGAACTGAAGAGGACTGCAGCAGAAATTAGTAAAGGCTTACTTGTTCCAATGGATATCGATGAAGTAAGGGTTGAGCAACAAGAGGGTGGTTTAGATGAGGCCCCATATTCTATCAAGGCATCTCTATGTTGTGATTATAAACCTGGTGTTTTATCAGATTTAAGACGAGCACTTGACACCGTCCATCTGAAAACAGTTAGGGCAGAGATTGCAACCCTTGGAGGTAGGATGAAGAATGTTTTTGTGATGACTGGCTGTAAAGATGGCAACCTTGAAGATACTGAAACGAGGAAGCTTCATGCAAACTCTGTTCATCAGGCCCTCAGGTCTGTGCTTGATAAATTTCCTGCTTCACAGGATTTCTCATCAAGAAGCACGTCTTCGAACAAGAGGCAAAGGATTTCTATTTTCAATTCTTCGAGCTCATCTCCATTTGGAGACTTCTG TGGGCACGGGGAAGCCCCAATTCTGCGTAGGTGA
- the LOC117926726 gene encoding ketol-acid reductoisomerase, chloroplastic: protein MAATTSFAAAVPSASSSLTKTLKSDSTNLSPNLGFLSSKAFQSLRARVLPASSVGGTGSALVARMVSTPLIKPPALLDFETSVFKKEKVSLAGHDEYIVRGGRDLFHLLPDAFKGIKQIGVIGWGSQGPAQAQNLRDSLVEAKSNIVVKIGLRKGSKSFAEARAAGFTEENGTLGDIYETISGSDLVMLLISDSAQADNYEKIFSHMKPNSILGLSHGFLLGHLQSLGFDFPKNISVIAVCPKGMGPSVRRLYVQGKEVNGAGINSSFAVQQDVDGRATDVALGWSVALGSPFTFATTLEQEYKSDIFGERGILLGAVHGIVESLFRRYTEHGMSEDLAYKNTVECITGIISKTISTQGMLAVYNALSEDGKKEFEAAYSASYYPCMDILYECYEDVASGSEIRSVVLAGRRFYEKDGLPAFPMGKIDQTRMWKVGERVRSVRPAGDLGPLCPFTAGVYVALMMAQIEILRKKGHSYSEIINESVIESVDSLNPFMHARGVSFMVDNCSTTARLGSRKWAPRFDYIITQQALVAVDNGVPINRDLISNFLSDPVHGAIEVCAQLRPTVDISVPADADFVRPELRQSSN, encoded by the exons ATGGCGGCCACAACTTCCTTCGCAGCAGCGGTGCCGTCAGCTTCATCATCCCTcactaaaaccctaaaatcagACTCCACAAATCTTAGTCCGAACCTAGGATTTCTATCTTCCAAGGCCTTTCAGTCTCTCAGAGCTCGAGTATTGCCCGCTAGCAGCGTCGGCGGAACTGGTTCAGCTCTCGTTGCAAGGATGGTGTCTACTCCACTGATTAAGCCCCCCGCTCTTCTCGATTTCGAAACCTCCGTCTTCAAGAAGGAGAAGGTCTCCCTCGCTGGTCACGACGAG TATATTGTGAGAGGAGGACGGGATCTGTTTCATTTGCTGCCGGATGCTTTCAAGGGGATTAAGCAGATTGGTGTTATCGGTTGGGGCTCACAG GGTCCTGCTCAAGCTCAGAATTTAAGGGATTCTCTTGTGGAAGCAAAATCTAATATTGTGGTCAAG ATAGGTCTCAGGAAGGGATCCAAGTCATTTGCTGAAGCTCGTGCTGCTGGGTTTACCGAAGAGAATGGGACCCTGGGAGATATATATGAAACCATTTCAGGCAGTGACCTTGTCATGCTTTTGATTTCCGACTCAGCCCAG GCTGACAACTATGAGAAAATATTCTCACACATGAAGCCAAACAGCATTCTTGGACTTTCCCATGGGTTCCTTCTTGGTCATTTGCAGTCCCTGGGCTTTGATTTTCCAAAGAACATTAGTGTGATTGCTGTGTGTCCTAAGGGAATGGGCCCATCCGTGAGGAGACTCTATGTCCAAGGCAAGGAGGTAAATGGTGCTGGAATTAACTCCAGTTTTGCAGTCCAACAG GATGTTGATGGTAGAGCCACAGATGTTGCCCTAGGATGGTCGGTTGCCCTTGGTTCACCTTTTACTTTTGCCACTACACTTGAGCAAGAGTACAAGAGTGACATCTTTGGGGAGCGAG GAATTTTGCTTGGTGCTGTTCATGGAATTGTGGAGTCCTTGTTTAGAAGGTACACTGAGCATGGAATGAGTGAGGATCTGGCTTACAAGAACACTGTTGAGTGTATTACTGGAATTATATCAAAGACCATTTCAACTCAG GGTATGTTGGCTGTGTACAATGCCTTGTCAGAAGATgggaaaaaggaatttgaggctGCATACAGTGCCTCATACTATCCTTGTATGGACATTTTGTATGAGTGCTATGAAGATGTAGCCAGTGGAAGCGAAATCCGCAGTGTTGTGTTGGCTGGGCGTCGCTTTTAT GAAAAAGATGGTCTACCAGCTTTCCCTATGGGTAAGATTGATCAGACTCGAATGTGGAAAGTTGGTGAGAGAGTGCGCTCAGTACGGCCAGCTGGTGACTTGGGTCCGTTATGCCCCTTCACTGCTGGTGTGTATGTGGCTTTAATGATGGCACAG ATTGAGATTTTGAGGAAGAAAGGGCACTCATACTCGGagatcatcaatgaaagtgtgATTGAGTCAGTAGATTCTTTGAATCCCTTCATGCATGCTCGTGGAGTTTCATTCATGGTTGATAATTGTTCAACCACAGCACGTCTAGGATCAAGGAAATGGGCCCCAAGATTTGATTACATCATCACCCAACAGGCGCTGGTGGCAGTGGACAATGGTGTGCCCATCAATCGGGACCTCATCAGCAACTTCCTCTCTGATCCTGTGCATGGAGCCATTGAGGTTTGTGCCCAGCTGAGACCAACTGTTGACATCTCGGTGCCTGCAGATGCAGATTTCGTTCGCCCAGAATTGCGCCAGTCTAGCAACTAA
- the LOC117926083 gene encoding putative pentatricopeptide repeat-containing protein At1g12700, mitochondrial, whose protein sequence is MDFFGIPHNTYTLNILINSFCHLNRLGFAFSVLGEILKLGYQPSTATFTTLIRGLCVEGKIGEALQLFDKMIGEGFHPDVLTYGTLINGLCKVGNTSTAIRFLRSMEQGNCRPTVVVYSTIIDSLCKDRQLTEALSLFSDMLAKGISPNNFTYSSLIHGLCILGHWKEAIRLFYAMIHRKIMPDQLTFNTLVDALCKEGMVAKAHYVVDMMIQSDLKPDVVTYNSLMDGHCLRSEMGKAVNVSDTMVRKGCVPSVISYTTLINGYCKIQIMDKAMGLFEEMSRQGLIPDTVTYNTLIHGLCHVGRLRDAIALFHEMVAYGQIPDLVTYRILFDYLCKNHRLAEAMVLLKAIEGTNLDPDIHIYSIVMDGMCRAGELEAARDLFSNLSSKGLHPDVRTYTIMINGLCQQGLLAEAKCLKKLEKKFISSLMMGLTQTWLMVNIPEMEVNDSKELTIKRGLKKVVEWKTDLPVQNDISVSRGSPQAEGHVPSVRT, encoded by the exons ATGGATTTTTTTGGAATTCCACACAATACTTACACCCTTAACATCCTCATTAACTCTTTCTGCCATTTGAACCGCTTGGGTTTTGCTTTCTCTGTTTTAGGCGAAATCCTCAAACTTGGGTATCAACCCAGTACTGCAACCTTCACTACTCTGATTAGGGGCCTCTGTGTCGAGGGTAAAATTGGTGAAGCCCTCCAACTGTTTGATAAAATGATTGGGGAAGGTTTTCATCCCGATGTACTTACCTATGGAACTCTGATAAATGGGttatgcaaagtgggaaatacTAGTACAGCCATCAGGTTTCTTAGGAGCATGGAACAAGGAAATTGCCGGCCTACCGTTGTTGTATATAGCACCATCATTGATAGCCTTTGTAAGGATAGACAATTGACTGAAGCATTGAGCCTTTTTTCGGATATGCTCGCTAAAGGCATTTCACCCAATAATTTTACTTACAGCTCATTAATTCATGGCCTATGCATTTTAGGTCATTGGAAAGAAGCCATAAGATTGTTTTATGCAATGATACATAGGAAAATAATGCCAGATCAGCTAACCTTTAATACATTAGTGGATGCACTCTGTAAAGAAGGAATGGTTGCCAAAGCACATTATGTAGTTGACATGATGATCCAAAGTGATCTGAAGCCTGATGTAGTCACTTACAATTCACTGATGGACGGACATTGTTTAAGGTCTGAAATGGGTAAGGCAGTTAATGTATCTGATACGATGGTTCGTAAGGGTTGTGTGCCGAGTGTTATTAGCTATACAACCTTGATCAATGGATATTGTAAGATTCAAATAATGGATAAGGCCATGGGTCTCTTTGAAGAAATGTCTCGGCAAGGATTGATTCCTGACACTGTGACTTACAACACTCTTATACACGGCTTATGCCATGTGGGAAGACTCCGGGATGCAATAGCACTTTTTCATGAGATGGTAGCTTATGGTCAAATTCCAGATCTTGTTACTTACCGCATTTTATTTGACTATCTATGCAAAAATCATCGTCTTGCTGAAGCAATGGTCTTGCTGAAAGCTATTGAAGGTACTAATTTGGATCCTGATATACATATTTATAGTATTGTCATGGATGGCATGTGTAGAGCTGGTGAGCTTGAAGCTGCAAGGGATCTCTTTTCCAATCTCTCCTCCAAAGGTTTGCATCCTGATGTTAGGACTTATACTATAATGATCAATGGGCTTTGTCAACAAGGGTTATTGGCCGAAGCAA AGTGtttgaagaaattggagaagAAATTCATCTCTTCTCTAATGATGGGGCTCACTCAAACTTGGCTAATGGTCAATATTCCAGAAATGGAAGTAAATGACTCAAAAGAGCTCACTATAAAGAGGGGTCTCAAGAAGGTGGTGGAATGGAAGACTGATTTGCCTGTGCAAAATGATATTTCTGTATCTAGAGGAAGCCCACAAGCTGAAGGACATGTTCCCTCAGTGAGAACCTAG